In Methylacidiphilum infernorum V4, a single window of DNA contains:
- a CDS encoding sensor histidine kinase encodes MLRRWHLFSVVFGFIFLFLSAIFHWMATAKEARFLQSREHQRELVRWEASYALVMVVSFGMASYLLAKLLNRPIVRLRSDIESIDPRNPWQRIKPENYPQEYLALIHEINRLLSKIQKVVEESDKEAAQLAHELKVPLTLAKIRLEKSLEKMDPEIAEEIDSELERLKQHMERAIFLNKAEKGNLTISWGKMELGKTAEIIIEGFRLLCENEQRQIHVEKEEGIFIEADGTYLKQILYNLLANALKHGTGDITVRMKKKGGQGAQLLVFNKIKPIRKMGSLGLGKRIIQALVSVHGNMAIRYKQLGSLYCARLSLYPRKA; translated from the coding sequence ATGTTAAGACGCTGGCATCTTTTCAGTGTTGTCTTTGGTTTCATTTTTCTCTTCCTCTCCGCCATTTTCCATTGGATGGCCACAGCCAAGGAAGCTCGTTTCCTCCAATCCCGTGAGCATCAAAGAGAGCTTGTCCGCTGGGAAGCTTCCTATGCCCTCGTTATGGTTGTCAGTTTTGGTATGGCAAGCTACCTCCTTGCCAAACTCCTCAACAGGCCTATTGTCCGTTTGCGTTCCGATATCGAATCGATCGACCCCCGCAATCCTTGGCAGCGGATTAAACCCGAAAACTATCCTCAGGAATATTTGGCCCTTATCCATGAAATCAACAGGCTTCTATCGAAGATTCAAAAGGTAGTCGAAGAATCCGATAAAGAGGCCGCCCAGTTAGCCCATGAATTAAAGGTTCCCTTGACCCTGGCAAAAATCAGGTTGGAAAAATCCCTTGAAAAGATGGATCCTGAAATCGCCGAGGAGATCGACTCCGAGCTCGAACGATTGAAACAACACATGGAAAGGGCGATCTTCCTCAATAAAGCCGAAAAAGGCAACTTGACTATTTCCTGGGGAAAAATGGAACTGGGGAAAACGGCAGAAATCATTATCGAAGGGTTTCGTTTACTTTGTGAAAACGAGCAGAGGCAGATCCACGTCGAAAAAGAAGAGGGAATTTTTATCGAGGCCGACGGCACCTATCTCAAGCAGATCCTTTACAACCTCCTGGCTAATGCCCTGAAACACGGCACCGGGGACATAACCGTGCGGATGAAAAAAAAAGGCGGCCAGGGAGCTCAACTTCTTGTTTTCAACAAGATCAAGCCTATAAGGAAGATGGGGAGCCTCGGGCTGGGCAAAAGAATCATCCAGGCCCTTGTTTCGGTCCACGGCAACATGGCCATTCGCTATAAACAACTGGGTTCTCTTTACTGTGCCCGACTCTCCCTCTACCCCAGGAAAGCCTAA
- a CDS encoding TonB family protein yields MIKILLKDQHKNYFSSEPLLTRDEERVFSPGEMAYQKLLKPMHFSTETWGWILSFLFHALLLFGIGLSLFPKSSPQMPALPPSMIELVPSPEPQQPQSKTEPQPPPLRPDDMVKAVVQKPKALQKKPAPRPQQPSLAQRVTAMALPDYLRNPPPIYPEEARRKGEQGVVYIWVKISPAGTVASLSIYRSSGFADLDASAVDAVKRWRFHPAKSGNTPVESQAVVPVQFHLTK; encoded by the coding sequence ATGATCAAAATACTGCTCAAAGATCAACACAAAAACTATTTTAGCTCCGAACCGCTTTTAACCCGGGATGAAGAAAGAGTGTTTTCTCCTGGAGAAATGGCTTATCAAAAACTGCTCAAGCCCATGCATTTCTCCACCGAAACTTGGGGATGGATATTGTCCTTTCTTTTCCATGCCCTTTTGCTTTTCGGCATCGGCTTGTCCCTTTTCCCCAAGTCTTCTCCCCAAATGCCGGCCTTGCCTCCATCCATGATCGAGCTTGTCCCTTCCCCCGAACCCCAACAGCCCCAATCCAAAACAGAACCCCAACCTCCACCCCTCCGCCCCGATGACATGGTCAAGGCGGTCGTGCAAAAACCCAAGGCCTTGCAAAAAAAACCCGCGCCCAGGCCTCAACAACCTTCTCTTGCACAACGGGTAACGGCAATGGCCCTGCCCGACTACCTAAGGAATCCCCCTCCGATTTATCCCGAGGAAGCGAGGAGAAAAGGGGAACAGGGAGTTGTTTATATCTGGGTAAAAATATCCCCTGCGGGAACCGTTGCTTCCTTGAGTATATACAGGAGTTCGGGATTTGCCGACCTGGATGCTTCGGCCGTTGACGCGGTAAAACGATGGAGATTTCATCCCGCCAAGTCGGGCAATACTCCCGTTGAATCCCAAGCAGTTGTTCCCGTCCAGTTCCACTTGACAAAGTAG
- a CDS encoding TonB-dependent receptor, protein MFFRKEKWPSFSLFPLALFFFSPFVLLAQLSSEPSVPATQQQPQAEQPKATESSPSQEQEETQAPQLPSAPPSPEQAPTGQAQPEVPSSPPSPPAAITPPGPSAQLPPNIPVLLPIHVTAQEELPEEENVVETNMETNVLGTPMKVIDIPRTVQVVTRQELNTINAQTVNDLAAFTPGVNPTQMTGSPVAEPLIRGLPGTVYRNGMLVGFSQSAQWGPLMNMMAYDNLDVVTGPVSIVYGPQELAGGFANEVTKQPYFDKFRGNASYTLGMYDTNFWNIDIGGPILKDKLAYRFDYFGQDGYAPYNYYDGAYLQRQCFYLDLGAKPYENLSIDFNTELDINHFNTVAGLNRPTSALINDGLYQTGTWVGWYGPPGVFHPGIGTAPPGAGYAVSWGPLVPISPRTNLFANPENSTNQAYYVAQAIETLKVNDSLTVVNNSLFEYFSTFIDQAIPSTFWAILPNGYDFDDRLEFRASFDLYPQGKNSGEQNPLAGNNSVEPHGLEFHNLIDGGVEFRYFSDTEYSGVWHSPINIWNLTQPLGYNAFSPLVSFAQATSPLFANPYLTDIPVPGYPGAFFNVFNYLSTADTFYELSPFYQHQVNFTDKWSLMVAARMNSYFVQASPPQGTPAILSAVAPSFGLPPYTSTSMNIVQPEVTISPSYKPFPWMNTYFTFFYGQTTLLSQFGSFAPEFPSAYYHQNNFLYEVGTKFNLLHDKLFLGLSGYYQTGFIPAQVIPGGPVATTAVAIKGAQLMGNYQPNKNFWLNFGYAFIVGQELWQGLPIGPLAEQPYSSAVAKQLGLPVDPLVNEPPLNYPFIGFPTNYGNLMATYKFDSGLGISLWALAESGNFIFYTYSTRIPSWYTLNARIFYTSKRWEASLYLYNITDEHYWLPGAPGFSNARFMNYDYIVPQLPFWIQGTLSIFF, encoded by the coding sequence ATGTTCTTCCGGAAAGAAAAATGGCCTTCTTTCTCTCTTTTCCCCTTGGCCTTGTTCTTTTTTTCCCCTTTTGTCCTCCTCGCCCAGCTTTCAAGCGAACCTTCGGTTCCGGCAACCCAGCAACAACCCCAAGCAGAACAACCCAAGGCGACAGAATCCTCCCCATCCCAGGAACAAGAAGAGACCCAAGCCCCACAACTACCCTCCGCTCCCCCTTCTCCAGAACAAGCCCCAACCGGACAAGCTCAGCCTGAAGTGCCTTCTTCTCCTCCTTCTCCTCCTGCTGCAATCACTCCTCCTGGACCTTCAGCCCAGCTTCCCCCTAATATCCCTGTCCTTTTGCCCATCCATGTCACCGCACAAGAAGAGTTGCCCGAGGAAGAAAACGTCGTGGAAACCAACATGGAAACGAATGTTCTTGGGACACCCATGAAGGTGATCGACATCCCCAGGACGGTCCAGGTCGTAACCCGGCAGGAACTCAACACGATCAACGCCCAAACCGTAAACGACCTTGCCGCCTTCACCCCCGGGGTCAACCCTACCCAGATGACGGGAAGCCCCGTGGCCGAACCCCTTATTCGCGGGCTGCCCGGGACAGTCTACCGTAACGGGATGCTCGTCGGATTCAGTCAATCAGCGCAATGGGGACCGCTCATGAACATGATGGCTTACGACAACTTGGACGTGGTAACCGGACCCGTAAGCATCGTCTACGGCCCCCAGGAGCTTGCCGGCGGCTTCGCCAACGAGGTCACCAAGCAACCTTACTTCGACAAGTTCCGCGGCAACGCCAGTTACACCCTGGGCATGTACGACACCAACTTCTGGAACATCGACATCGGGGGACCGATCCTCAAGGATAAGCTTGCTTACCGCTTCGACTACTTCGGCCAGGATGGCTACGCCCCCTATAACTACTACGATGGAGCTTATCTCCAAAGACAATGTTTTTATTTAGATCTCGGGGCTAAACCCTACGAAAACCTCTCTATCGATTTCAACACCGAGCTGGACATTAACCATTTCAACACCGTTGCAGGGCTCAACCGGCCCACTTCGGCCTTGATCAATGATGGGCTATACCAAACAGGAACTTGGGTCGGCTGGTACGGACCTCCCGGGGTTTTTCACCCCGGCATCGGCACTGCACCCCCCGGGGCCGGTTATGCCGTCAGTTGGGGACCACTTGTTCCCATCAGCCCTAGGACCAATCTCTTCGCCAACCCCGAAAATTCTACAAATCAAGCCTATTATGTAGCCCAAGCGATCGAAACCTTAAAAGTCAACGATTCTCTGACAGTTGTTAACAATTCCCTTTTTGAATATTTTAGTACTTTTATCGATCAGGCTATTCCTTCGACTTTCTGGGCTATTCTTCCCAACGGGTATGATTTTGACGATCGGCTCGAATTTCGTGCCAGTTTTGACCTCTATCCCCAAGGGAAAAACTCCGGGGAGCAAAACCCGTTGGCCGGCAACAACTCGGTTGAGCCCCACGGCCTTGAGTTTCACAACCTGATCGATGGAGGGGTAGAGTTTCGCTACTTTTCCGACACCGAATATTCGGGGGTATGGCATAGCCCTATAAACATTTGGAACTTAACCCAACCTCTAGGTTACAACGCTTTCTCTCCCCTCGTCTCTTTTGCCCAAGCCACTTCCCCCCTTTTCGCCAACCCTTATCTCACCGATATCCCCGTCCCGGGCTACCCGGGAGCTTTCTTCAACGTCTTCAACTACCTCTCCACCGCCGATACCTTCTACGAGCTTTCTCCCTTTTACCAACACCAGGTCAATTTTACAGACAAATGGAGCCTCATGGTCGCCGCTAGAATGAATAGCTACTTCGTCCAAGCTTCCCCTCCCCAAGGCACCCCAGCCATCCTGTCAGCGGTTGCTCCCTCCTTCGGCCTGCCCCCTTACACCTCCACCTCCATGAACATCGTCCAGCCCGAAGTCACCATCAGCCCAAGCTACAAACCTTTCCCCTGGATGAACACCTACTTTACTTTCTTCTACGGGCAGACCACCCTCCTTTCCCAGTTCGGCAGCTTCGCCCCCGAGTTCCCTTCCGCCTACTACCACCAAAACAACTTCCTCTACGAAGTCGGCACAAAGTTTAACCTGCTCCACGACAAGCTCTTCCTGGGCCTGTCCGGTTACTACCAGACAGGGTTTATCCCCGCCCAGGTCATACCCGGGGGCCCCGTAGCCACCACCGCGGTGGCTATAAAAGGAGCCCAGCTCATGGGCAACTACCAACCCAACAAAAACTTCTGGCTTAACTTCGGCTACGCCTTCATCGTCGGCCAGGAACTCTGGCAGGGTTTGCCCATCGGCCCCCTGGCCGAACAACCCTACTCCTCGGCGGTTGCCAAGCAGCTTGGTCTGCCCGTCGACCCCCTGGTCAACGAGCCTCCCCTCAACTATCCCTTTATCGGTTTTCCCACCAACTACGGCAACCTCATGGCCACCTACAAGTTCGACAGCGGCCTGGGGATATCGTTGTGGGCATTGGCCGAAAGCGGCAACTTCATCTTCTATACCTACTCGACGAGAATCCCCTCCTGGTATACCCTCAATGCCCGCATCTTCTACACCTCCAAGAGATGGGAGGCCAGCCTCTACCTTTACAACATCACCGATGAACACTACTGGCTGCCCGGGGCTCCCGGTTTTAGCAATGCCCGCTTCATGAACTACGATTACATCGTGCCCCAACTTCCTTTCTGGATACAGGGCACGCTGTCCATTTTCTTTTAA
- a CDS encoding TonB-dependent receptor, with translation MDWVTLSPFIVFCPHNGINVLLRYTLFYFIFFILGLSMTGLYAQPLPDEQQNEETTAPPTQNPSSNEFSPLSQSPGPALSNPSSAGSTPPNIPLLAPVIVTTQEELPEEENVVETNMEMNVLGTPMKVIDIPRTVQVVTRQELNTINAQTVNDLAAFTPGVVPSQQTGSPMGEPMIRGLPGTVFRNGMLVGFSQSGQYGPLMNMMAFENLDVVTGPVSIVYGPQELAGGFANELTKQPYFDKFRGNASYTLGMYDTNFWNIDIGGPILKDKLAYRFDYFGQDGYAPYNYYDGAYLQRQCFYLDLGAKPYENLSIDFNTELDINHFNTVAGLNRPTSALINDGLYQTGSWVGWYGPPGVFHPGIGTAPPGAGYAVSWGPLVTISPRTNLFANPEDDDQQAYYVAQLITSLRINDNLSLVNNTLFEYYSALIDQAIPSDFWGILPSGYNFDDRLELRFVFDQPINEKEGSQAAKGQDQLPAFSFHHSIDTGIEFRYFSDTEYAGVWHQPVNIWNLTQPLGYNAFSPLVSFAQATSPLFANPYLTDIPVPGYPGAFYNVFNYLSTADTFYELSPFYQHQIDFTDKWSLMVAARMNSYFIQASPPQGTPAILSAVAPSFGLPPYSSTSMNIVQPEVTISPSYKPFPWMNTYFTFFYGQTTLLSQFGSFAPEFPSAYYHQNNFLYEVGTKFNLLHDKLFLGLSGYYQTGFIPAQVIPGGPVATTAVAIKGAQLMGNYQPNKNFWLNFGYAFIVGQELWQGLPLGPLALQPYSSTVAKQLGLPVDPLVNEPPLNYPFIGFPTNYGNLMATYKFDSGLGISLWALAESGDFIFYTYSTRIPSWYTLNARIFYTSKRWEASLYLYNITDEHYWFAGAPGFSAARNFNYDYIVPQLPFWIQGTLSIFF, from the coding sequence ATGGATTGGGTGACGTTAAGTCCTTTCATCGTGTTTTGCCCGCATAATGGGATAAATGTCCTTTTAAGGTACACTCTATTTTACTTCATATTTTTTATCCTCGGTTTATCTATGACCGGACTTTATGCCCAACCATTGCCCGATGAACAACAAAATGAAGAAACAACCGCTCCTCCAACCCAAAACCCTTCTTCCAATGAATTTTCTCCTTTATCCCAATCACCCGGACCTGCCCTATCCAACCCCTCTTCTGCCGGTTCAACTCCCCCCAATATCCCCCTTCTTGCTCCCGTGATCGTCACCACCCAGGAAGAACTGCCCGAGGAAGAAAACGTCGTGGAAACCAACATGGAAATGAATGTTCTTGGGACACCCATGAAGGTGATCGACATCCCCAGGACGGTCCAGGTCGTAACCCGGCAAGAACTCAACACGATCAACGCCCAAACCGTAAACGACCTTGCCGCCTTCACCCCCGGGGTCGTTCCCTCTCAACAAACAGGAAGTCCCATGGGTGAACCCATGATCAGGGGTCTTCCTGGAACCGTGTTTCGAAACGGGATGCTCGTCGGTTTTAGTCAGTCCGGCCAATATGGACCGCTCATGAACATGATGGCTTTTGAGAACTTGGACGTGGTAACCGGACCCGTAAGCATCGTCTACGGCCCCCAGGAGCTTGCCGGCGGCTTCGCCAACGAGCTCACCAAGCAACCTTACTTCGACAAGTTCCGCGGCAACGCCAGTTACACCCTGGGCATGTACGACACCAACTTCTGGAACATCGACATCGGGGGACCGATCCTCAAGGATAAGCTTGCTTACCGCTTCGACTACTTCGGCCAGGATGGCTACGCCCCCTATAACTACTACGATGGAGCTTATCTCCAAAGACAATGTTTTTATTTAGATCTCGGGGCTAAACCCTACGAAAACCTCTCTATCGATTTCAACACCGAGCTGGACATTAACCATTTCAACACCGTTGCAGGGCTCAACCGGCCCACTTCGGCCTTGATCAATGATGGGCTGTACCAAACAGGAAGCTGGGTCGGCTGGTACGGACCTCCCGGGGTCTTTCACCCCGGCATCGGCACTGCACCTCCCGGGGCCGGTTATGCCGTCAGTTGGGGACCACTCGTAACCATCAGCCCTAGGACAAATCTCTTTGCCAACCCTGAAGATGACGACCAGCAAGCCTATTATGTTGCCCAACTCATCACCTCCTTAAGGATAAACGATAACCTCAGCCTGGTTAACAACACCCTCTTTGAATATTATTCCGCCCTTATCGACCAGGCTATTCCCTCGGATTTTTGGGGAATCCTTCCCTCTGGATACAATTTTGATGACCGGCTTGAACTCCGCTTCGTTTTTGATCAACCCATAAATGAAAAGGAAGGTTCTCAAGCCGCAAAAGGACAGGATCAACTTCCAGCTTTTTCTTTTCATCACTCGATCGATACCGGAATAGAATTCCGCTACTTTTCCGACACCGAATATGCAGGGGTGTGGCACCAACCCGTCAATATCTGGAACTTAACCCAACCTCTAGGTTACAACGCTTTCTCTCCCCTCGTCTCTTTTGCCCAAGCCACTTCCCCCCTTTTCGCCAACCCCTACCTCACCGATATCCCCGTCCCGGGCTACCCGGGAGCTTTCTACAACGTCTTCAACTACCTCTCCACCGCCGATACCTTCTACGAGCTTTCTCCCTTTTACCAACACCAGATCGATTTTACAGACAAATGGAGCCTCATGGTCGCCGCTAGAATGAACAGCTACTTCATCCAAGCTTCCCCTCCCCAAGGCACCCCGGCCATCCTGTCAGCGGTTGCTCCCTCCTTCGGCCTGCCCCCTTACAGCTCCACCTCCATGAACATCGTCCAGCCCGAAGTCACCATCAGCCCAAGCTACAAACCTTTCCCCTGGATGAACACCTACTTTACTTTCTTCTACGGGCAGACCACCCTCCTTTCCCAGTTCGGCAGCTTCGCCCCCGAGTTCCCTTCTGCCTACTACCACCAAAACAACTTCCTCTACGAAGTCGGCACAAAGTTTAACCTGCTCCACGACAAGCTCTTCCTGGGCCTGTCCGGTTACTACCAGACAGGGTTTATCCCCGCCCAGGTCATACCCGGGGGCCCCGTAGCCACCACCGCGGTGGCTATAAAAGGAGCCCAGCTCATGGGCAACTACCAACCCAACAAAAACTTCTGGCTTAACTTCGGCTACGCCTTCATCGTCGGCCAGGAACTCTGGCAGGGTTTGCCCCTTGGACCCCTGGCTCTCCAACCTTACTCCTCGACGGTTGCCAAGCAGCTTGGTCTGCCCGTCGACCCCCTGGTCAACGAGCCTCCCCTTAACTATCCCTTTATCGGTTTTCCCACCAACTACGGCAACCTCATGGCCACCTACAAGTTCGACAGCGGCCTAGGGATATCGTTGTGGGCATTGGCCGAAAGCGGTGACTTCATCTTCTATACCTACTCGACGAGAATCCCCTCCTGGTATACCCTCAATGCCCGCATCTTCTACACCTCCAAGAGATGGGAGGCCAGCCTCTACCTTTACAACATCACCGATGAACATTATTGGTTTGCGGGGGCTCCCGGTTTTAGTGCCGCAAGAAACTTCAACTACGATTACATCGTTCCCCAACTCCCTTTCTGGATACAGGGCACACTGTCCATTTTTTTCTAG
- a CDS encoding deoxyhypusine synthase family protein gives MKSQSIKQFIDHHFRHFNAATLKEAAQGYVKHLESGGKMMVALGGAMSTAELGISLAEMIRQDKVHAISCTGANLEEDIFNLVAHDYYKRIPHYRELSVDEEVALYENHLNRVTDTCIPEEEAMRRIERAILKEWMEADQKKQRFFPHEFLWKVLQSGKLEPFYQIDPKDSWVLAALEKKIFMVVPGWEDSTLGNMYAAHCLLGHVHDPLTVKTGIEYMMALAQYYQETTKKHSLGLFQIGGGISGDFPICVVPMLHQDMQLENIPLWGYFCQISDATTSYGSYSGASPNEKITWGKLAKETPKFMIESDATIVAPLIFSYVLES, from the coding sequence ATGAAGTCCCAGTCCATTAAGCAGTTTATCGATCATCACTTCAGGCATTTTAATGCGGCTACCTTGAAAGAGGCGGCTCAAGGCTACGTAAAACACCTTGAATCCGGAGGAAAGATGATGGTAGCCCTTGGAGGGGCGATGAGCACGGCGGAATTAGGTATTTCTCTTGCAGAAATGATTCGCCAGGATAAAGTGCATGCGATTTCCTGCACCGGGGCTAACCTCGAAGAGGACATCTTTAACCTGGTTGCCCACGACTACTACAAAAGAATTCCTCACTACAGGGAACTCAGCGTCGATGAAGAGGTGGCTCTTTATGAAAACCACCTCAATCGCGTTACCGATACCTGCATTCCCGAAGAGGAAGCCATGCGAAGGATAGAACGGGCCATCCTTAAAGAGTGGATGGAAGCGGACCAAAAAAAACAGAGATTTTTTCCCCATGAATTTCTTTGGAAAGTGCTGCAGTCGGGGAAGCTTGAACCTTTTTACCAGATTGATCCCAAGGATAGCTGGGTCCTGGCTGCGCTCGAAAAAAAGATTTTCATGGTTGTTCCCGGCTGGGAAGATTCCACCCTGGGCAATATGTATGCGGCTCATTGCCTGCTCGGGCATGTTCATGATCCTCTGACGGTTAAAACCGGGATAGAATACATGATGGCCCTTGCCCAATATTACCAAGAAACAACAAAAAAGCATTCTCTTGGCTTATTCCAGATTGGGGGAGGAATTTCTGGGGATTTTCCCATCTGTGTCGTTCCCATGCTTCACCAGGATATGCAACTGGAAAATATTCCCTTGTGGGGATATTTTTGCCAGATTAGCGACGCGACGACCAGCTACGGCTCTTATAGCGGAGCTTCCCCCAACGAAAAAATAACTTGGGGTAAGTTGGCTAAAGAAACTCCAAAGTTTATGATTGAATCGGATGCTACAATCGTTGCCCCCCTGATTTTTTCTTATGTATTGGAAAGCTAA
- the hpnE gene encoding hydroxysqualene dehydroxylase HpnE yields the protein MKERSGYVICPEQRMNNSWIGQSVTSRSKSNLALSFFCLPREQKWAMTVFYAFCRVIDDIVDSTMLSPQEKKEGIFFWKKEIERIYTSMPSSPLGKELREVVIKWNLPQDILQEIILGVEMDITQSRYKTFEELSLYCYRVAGAVGLISIEIFGCSHSFSREYALTLGKAFQLTNILRDVPKDSAYGRIYFPLEELEEHGISEKELLDLKWSLKIREFFRFQYLRAKHYFAKSSKLIHPSDRPKLLAAEIMSAVYRAILEKIRAKQFNVFHHSIRLSKSQKLASIFKVLVTNFFDRRGEHSFSPPKKIVVLGGGFAGLSAAIELNNLGHDVVLLESKSMLGGRAGSFKHPRVGETIDTGQHVMMGCYHHTLELIEKLGGCSKLFWIDPIKIAFFSNKNYSVLAAGQLPAPLHLLVALLRYSQLNFGDWVRASTFLLSLLLADKPHEQETASQWLKRKNQSPSLIRSLWEPLCVAALNLPLEEAAALLFYEVVRKTLLGKRKDLSLVLSRVGLGDLFSKECERLLKMCGSNVYLKSAVCSMEFENGHLKAVRTTEGKMFSGDCFISALPWHTLGSLLPEKSPLKEQCRSLKQSPILSLYFWVDRPLTNEPVIGFLDSPVQWLFARNLFVDSSLLSFPLYSYVAVISAPPQDILSLSSKEIENMVWKEINRLIPSSKEARFCQGFLFKAIGATPKFDPESLKHRPGPATQWKNFFLAGDWTATGLPATIEGAILSGKTAAQHADSLPLTEASPTISFEENNSEIPLKKIPL from the coding sequence TTGAAAGAACGATCAGGATATGTTATCTGTCCAGAACAGAGAATGAACAACTCATGGATTGGACAATCGGTGACTTCCCGAAGCAAGTCTAATTTGGCCCTTTCTTTTTTTTGTTTACCCAGGGAACAGAAATGGGCCATGACCGTGTTTTACGCTTTTTGCCGGGTCATTGATGATATCGTTGATTCTACCATGCTAAGTCCACAAGAAAAAAAAGAGGGGATCTTCTTTTGGAAAAAAGAAATAGAACGCATTTATACTTCTATGCCCTCTTCCCCCCTGGGTAAAGAACTCAGGGAAGTCGTCATCAAGTGGAACTTGCCCCAAGATATACTCCAGGAAATCATTCTTGGGGTAGAAATGGATATCACTCAAAGCCGGTATAAAACCTTTGAAGAACTTTCCCTGTATTGCTACCGGGTAGCGGGAGCTGTAGGACTCATCAGCATCGAGATTTTCGGTTGTAGTCATTCCTTTAGCAGAGAATACGCCCTTACTCTAGGAAAGGCCTTCCAACTGACAAACATACTGAGGGATGTTCCGAAGGATTCCGCTTATGGCCGAATTTATTTTCCCTTGGAAGAACTCGAAGAGCATGGTATCAGCGAAAAAGAACTGCTCGATCTCAAGTGGAGTTTAAAAATTCGCGAATTTTTTAGATTTCAATATCTTAGGGCTAAACATTATTTTGCCAAGTCTTCAAAACTCATCCATCCCTCGGATCGGCCAAAGCTTTTAGCTGCCGAAATCATGAGCGCCGTCTACAGGGCTATCCTTGAAAAAATCCGCGCCAAGCAGTTCAACGTTTTTCACCATTCCATTCGTTTAAGCAAATCACAAAAGCTGGCTTCAATATTCAAGGTCCTGGTTACAAACTTTTTTGATCGCAGGGGGGAACACTCCTTTTCACCTCCCAAAAAAATAGTTGTCCTTGGGGGGGGATTTGCAGGGCTATCCGCCGCTATCGAACTGAACAACCTGGGACATGACGTTGTACTGCTTGAATCTAAATCGATGCTGGGAGGCAGGGCGGGCAGCTTTAAGCATCCCCGAGTTGGAGAAACGATCGACACCGGACAGCACGTCATGATGGGATGCTACCACCATACCCTGGAACTGATCGAAAAATTAGGGGGTTGTTCGAAACTGTTCTGGATAGATCCGATAAAAATAGCTTTTTTTAGCAACAAAAATTACTCGGTCCTTGCGGCAGGACAACTTCCTGCTCCCCTGCACCTGCTTGTTGCCCTTTTGCGCTACTCCCAGCTTAATTTCGGGGATTGGGTTCGTGCTTCTACTTTTCTTCTTTCTCTTTTGCTGGCGGACAAACCCCACGAACAAGAAACCGCTTCCCAATGGCTAAAAAGAAAGAATCAAAGTCCTTCACTGATCCGTTCTTTGTGGGAGCCCCTTTGCGTCGCCGCCTTGAACTTGCCTTTAGAAGAAGCTGCCGCGCTCCTTTTTTATGAAGTGGTCAGAAAAACACTTTTGGGTAAAAGAAAAGATTTAAGCCTCGTCCTCAGCCGCGTTGGATTGGGCGATCTCTTTTCCAAAGAATGCGAACGGCTCCTCAAGATGTGTGGGAGTAACGTCTACTTGAAAAGCGCGGTATGCTCCATGGAATTTGAAAACGGTCATCTCAAGGCCGTCAGAACAACTGAAGGAAAAATGTTCAGTGGAGATTGTTTTATTAGTGCCCTTCCCTGGCATACTCTAGGAAGTTTGCTACCGGAGAAATCGCCCTTAAAGGAACAATGCCGGTCTCTAAAGCAGTCTCCCATATTGAGTCTCTATTTTTGGGTCGATCGACCCCTGACTAACGAACCGGTTATCGGTTTTCTTGACTCCCCTGTACAATGGCTTTTTGCAAGAAATCTTTTCGTCGATAGTTCCCTTTTGTCCTTTCCCCTCTATTCCTACGTGGCGGTAATCAGTGCTCCCCCGCAAGATATCCTCTCCCTCTCTTCTAAAGAGATTGAGAACATGGTCTGGAAAGAAATCAACCGGCTCATCCCTTCTTCGAAAGAAGCGCGTTTTTGCCAGGGCTTTCTTTTCAAAGCTATCGGAGCAACCCCTAAATTTGATCCCGAGTCTCTGAAACATAGGCCTGGTCCTGCAACCCAATGGAAAAATTTTTTTCTTGCCGGAGATTGGACCGCCACGGGATTGCCGGCAACCATTGAAGGAGCTATCCTAAGCGGTAAAACCGCCGCCCAGCACGCCGACAGCCTTCCTTTGACGGAGGCATCCCCCACGATCTCCTTTGAAGAAAACAATTCTGAAATTCCTCTCAAAAAAATCCCCCTTTAA